In the genome of Corticium candelabrum chromosome 18, ooCorCand1.1, whole genome shotgun sequence, the window AAGAGATGATCACGTGGTTGCAGAACCTTTCAATGGAGACGGACGTGAAATTAGACTTGAACGCCTCTGACATGAACACAGGGAAATACACTCTCCTGGAATTGGCAGTTCTGGTGAACAACGTGGACGTAGTACGAGTTTTAGTCGAAGCTGGAATGAATCCATCTGAAGTCTTACCATTTGCAAGATGCAAGAGATCAGTCGACATTATTGCGTTGCTGGAAGGCAGAGCAGAGTCAAGTAAGTTTTCAGTAATTTGATTACACTTTTATGTACTAGTGTTATGATGTATTTGCAGGTCATCATGCATGAGGAAGCTTTGCAACAAACGggttaaataattaattaatgaacaatCTATTGGCGCTTGACTTCAGACGTCTGGACTCATTGGCagacaataattaatttagtgtatatgtttgttgaATTTGATTATCAATTGCAAATGCTTTGAAAATTTATACATGGATAT includes:
- the LOC134194253 gene encoding uncharacterized protein LOC134194253 isoform X2, producing MTDTWIRRSARSFNTTPECTVNLYKSVCQGNVGKCKKWLRKGADPRQICTREMLKNPDIVLVAMNSLQAAVWNRQAEALKEMITWLQNLSMETDVKLDLNASDMNTGKYTLLELAVLVNNVDVVRVLVEAGMNPSEVLPFARCKRSVDIIALLEGRAESSHHA
- the LOC134194253 gene encoding uncharacterized protein LOC134194253 isoform X1, with amino-acid sequence MTDTWIRRRYMIRRSARSFNTTPECTVNLYKSVCQGNVGKCKKWLRKGADPRQICTREMLKNPDIVLVAMNSLQAAVWNRQAEALKEMITWLQNLSMETDVKLDLNASDMNTGKYTLLELAVLVNNVDVVRVLVEAGMNPSEVLPFARCKRSVDIIALLEGRAESSHHA
- the LOC134194253 gene encoding uncharacterized protein LOC134194253 isoform X3; the protein is MFEESSARSFNTTPECTVNLYKSVCQGNVGKCKKWLRKGADPRQICTREMLKNPDIVLVAMNSLQAAVWNRQAEALKEMITWLQNLSMETDVKLDLNASDMNTGKYTLLELAVLVNNVDVVRVLVEAGMNPSEVLPFARCKRSVDIIALLEGRAESSHHA